The genomic segment TTCGTCGGGCGCTTCACTGTCGGCTGCATCGTGGTGACGTTTGCATTGTTCGCCCATCGCGTTCACGGGTTGGGCGACTCCCATATCGGGCTTCTTTTCAGCGCTCTCACTCTGAGCTTCGCGATTTTCATGTATCCCGCCGCGCGGCTTGCTGAACGTGTGCCGCCAGCGCTCCTGCTGTTGGGTGGAGGTGCGACTTACGGTGGCGCTCTGAATGGGCTGGGTCACGTTCCGCCCGCGTGGCTGCCGCTTCTAATGGTTGCCGCGGGGATCTCATCTGCGCTGTTGTTCGCGACGACGCTCAACTATGCCGCTCAGGCGCGTGAGGAGTCCCGCGCCAGCGCCATGGCGTGGGTCAACGCTGCGGGCGCGTTTGGGATGCTGCTTGGTCCTGCAGTGGCAGGTATCCTTTGCGCGGTCCTCAAGTCGAGTAACGCGCCCGGCGTGGCCTACCGTGCGGTGTTTCATTTGGCCGGGGGCAGCGTGTTGCTGTGGTTGCTCGTCGGCTCTCGCTGGCTGTTGCGCATGGCGCAGGTTGAGCGTCGAGCGATCCAAGCGGAGCCCGTGGGTGCTGCTGCGGAGTAGCTAGCGGCAGTCCACTTCGAAGCGCGTCAGGAAGTCGAGTTGCGCTTGGGATTGAATGTACCCCGGCCGCACCTCGCGCACTTTCGCGATTGCCTCCTCCGCCGTGCTGCCCTTGTAGATGAGGTAGGCTGCCAGCATCGAGCCGGTTCGCCCGAGACCGGCGTGGCAGTGAACGGCAACGCGGTCTCCGCGCTCGAGCGCCTTCTCGATGGTACGGCACAGGCGAATCGCATTGCTTACCGTGGGGATACCCATGTCTTCGATGGGAAAGTGACGTGCTTCCAGCCCAAAGGGGCTGAGCTCGCTGGGTGAGAAGCTTTCGTTGGTGAGGGTGAGCAACATCGAAATTCCGGCCATGGCGATTGCGGCTAGCTCGTCCTCCAGCGGAGCCAACAGACCTGGCTTGCCCATGCCGGCGAGGGCACCCGGGATCACCCATTTGAAGTGGCTTGGTGGTGCTTCGGCTTCGGGGCGTGGCCAGCAGTTGCCGTCGCGAATGAAGCGGGCCGTGAGCTCGTTTGGAGGGTTTTCGAAGACGCAGGCGGTTGTGTCATCGGCGAATAGACGGCCGGCGCACAGCAGTGCCACGCGGTGCGAGAACTCGTGAGCGAAAGCTACGTCATGGGTGACGAGGATGGTGGTACCGGTATACGAACGCAGGGCGTTGCCCAGTTCCTGAAGCTGGGACCGCTCGAGACAGCGCTCAGGTTCGTCCAGGAAGGCGACTCTGTGGGCGCTGATCTGTTTGATGAGGTCATCGACGTCCCAAGGTTGGCTGTTGCCGCGAGGTAACTGACGAAGCCAGAACAAGTCGTCTGTCGGCGGCGTATCAGCGCCGGCGTATGACCAGCGACCCTTGCGCTGCCAGTCCGATGGCAAAGCTCCGGCCAAGCTGCGCAAGATCAAGCTCTTGCCGACTCCCGCGGGGCCAATCAGCGCGGTGACTCGTCCTGCCTCTACTTTCCACGATAGTCCGCTGAAGAGGTTCGACTCTGGTCCGCAAAGCCCGCCGTCTACGATCTCGAACACTGGTGTATCGGTCATTGTCCCTCCTTCAGACGTTCTCCGAGCTCCGCGGGTAGACCAGCAGCGTTGATCGCGGCGATCGTGCTTTCGAGGTCGTACTCCGTACGGTGAATCTCGAAGCGATTGCGATCGACCTCGAGTACGCCGAAGCTCGCTCGCCAGTCGCCGTCGCGAGGTTGCCCTACGGAACCGGGATTGAGTAGCACGGCTTTGGCTTGTGCTGGCCACTCGCAGACTGCGTCGGCCCTTTCGATGACCTGTCCGGCGTAGAGCCACGCGGCGACGGCAGTATGCGTGTGTCCGACCAGGCCGATGTTCGGCCAGTCCTCACGGGCTGCGATTCGCTCCAGGTTTGCCGGCATCATCGTCGAGGTGACGTAACCCGAGTAGTGGTGATCGTTGAGGTAGCAGCCGTGTACCGCGATGAAGCCTTGCTCGTGAATCAGGTGATTGGGGAGCGAGGCGAGCCAGTCAAGCTGACTCGAGTCGAGCCGTTCCCTCGTCCACGTCTGCACCATCCGGGCAACGGCGCGGGTGCCCATCGTGGTTGCTGGGTTTTGAATGTCGTGGTCGTGATTGCCAAAGACCGTCGCTGAGCACGCGCTGGCTACTCGGTCTACGCACTCGCGGGGTTGAGCGTTGTACCCCACGATATCTCCGAGGCAGATGACTTCGCTTACGTCCTGGGTCCGCAGTGCCGCGAGCACCGCATCCAGAGCGGCGAGATTCGCGTGTACGTCTGCAATGACCCCGACGCGCATGCATCAACCTGGGGCGCACGAAGAAATAGCCGCGAGGAAACGGTCTTTGGCATCCAGGGCGCCTGGGGAGCGAACGATCGCATCCTGCAATGCGCGCCTCAGGTCGAGCCGCTCGACATCCGCTTGGGTCAAGTGCTCTGCCAAGCCCGCGGCAACCACGTCGACGTACGCCTTGGTGGCGGCTGGCCAGTCCGAGTACTCTTCCACTCGCTTGAGCAAGGCAAAACCCACGGCGGGCAAGCGCGACCCCCGTGCAACATCGTCATCCAGATAGTAGCAGCGGGTGCGTAGCGAAGCGAAGTTTGACGGATGGATGTCGAGGATGATGTCGGACCTTGCCGCGAGGATCAGCGAGCGCACCGCCAGTTCTCCAAAGATCACCAGGCTACGTTCGAGCTCTGCTCCGTCCCTTCGGTGCACGGCGTGGCTCATCGAACCTCGCAGCGTGGTGAGCCAGGGCGTGATCGTCCACAACCAGAAGTCCCCGGTTGGTCCGCTTTGGACCGTGAGGACCGTGTTCTGCACCAGCAGGTCGCCGAGCAAGATCTTGTGCCGCACCAGCTGGAGCAACGCGTCCCTTGCTTCGTCCGCGTCGAGGTAGCGCCTCCTGAGGGCGGTCTTGAGACACCAGATCCCTGCCTCGTAGATGTAGGCGTCGGAGCGCCCGCTCCCGTTCGCGGTTCCGGAGCGTCCCGTGAGCTCGCTATGCAGGATCGCGTCGTCTATCGGGATTCGTTGCAGGATGTCCCGACCGTTTGCTGACGGCCAAACCAAGCCACTTGGCACATCCGCGCGAGGCAATGGAGGCAGCGGTTCGAGCACGCGACTCGAGCTTGGGGGCGGCCTGGTTGGGCGCTCTTGAAGGGTTGAGGCGAACTGGCTGGACCCGCCTTCGGCACCCGGTCGGCTCGAGATTGGCGTCGCTGTAACGCGTCCCGCGGAACCAGCCCGCGAGTTGATTGCCGCCGCGACCAGCGCCGCGTGAGGATCCATCGCCGGTTGATCGTCGCTCGGCTTGACTGGCGGGAGGGGCTCGACGCGGGTGAGCGTCGCCGCGGATGGGGCGTTGCTTGGAGGCGCGGGAAGCGTTTCCGGGAGGTTTCGGTCGTGGACGAGTTCTGCCTGGCTTTCGGGTTCTGGCGGACCACATGGGACCGACCAGGAGCTGTCGACCTCCGAGCTCGTCGGAACCTCTGACTCACGGGCTTGAGGGTACTTGGAGCTTGGAGCTTCCGGCGCGGTAGACGGCGGTTTGGTTTCGAGCGGCTCGTCCTCAGCGTCCACCGCGTTAGCGGCGGGTTCGTCCAATGCCGCTGCCGCGTTCGACCCATCGCTCAACCGCCGCGCCGTGATGGCTTCGCTCGAGGGCGGCGGCTCCGAATCACCGTTCTCGTCGTGTGCCTCGGATGCTGGAGAGGGTGAGTCTTGAATGCGCGCGCTGCCGGCTTTTGGCTCTTCAGTCGCGAGCGTGTTGTGATGGCTCAGCACCACGTCCAGGGGCGACTTGGGATCTTGCTCCTCGCGGGCTGCCATCTCTTGCATGAGCGCCTCGCCGCCGAGCACCTCGCCCTGCAGTGCGTGCAAGCCACGCTCGAGCACTTGTCGTTGCACGCGTTCCGCTGCCGCGCGGATTGCAAGTACGACCGTTTCGCGCACGCCCGCGCCGGTAGCCGCGTTGGCTGAAATGGCCGTGGCGCTCGGGGTACCCAGCGCCTCTGCAACGGTGTGGGGAGCGGCGGACCCGGGCAGGTCCTGCTTGTTTGCTTGAATGAGGACGGGGATATCACCCCGATCCGTGTTCTGCAGGTGCTGGCGCAGCAACTTGTACATTGGCAGCGCGTCCTTGAGCTCACTGAGGGAACTCGAGGTGACGAAGACAACCACGTCGGCGATGTCCAGGAGGTGCCAGCGCCTGCGCGACAACACAGCCTGCCCAGGCACGGTCACGAGGTGGCAACGCAGGCCGTAACCCGCGACCACGCCCCCCTCGAGCTGGAGCCAGTCGAAGAACAGCGTGCGGCCAGCGAGCGCTTTCGGCGAATAGAGTTCGCTCCTGCGTAGCGGCGTGAAGAAGTGACAGAGCTGCTCGAGGTTCGTCGTCTTGCCGGCGAGTGCCGGGCCATCGTAGACGACGCGCACGACGATCTTTTGCTCTCGCTCGTCGAAAACGGCCACGGTTCATCCCCCTGCTTGTTTCATCGAGATGCGCCTCTAGCAGGATGCTGAAGAACTCCGTTTTTCAGCATCCTGCGTGCTTATCCGCGCGGATCTTTGAACCACGCTCGCCGAGTTGTGCGCGGGCACGGTTGTTGTTGTTTGGCAGGGTGTTTTTCAACACCCTGCTAGAGTTCTTGGCGGACACACCGCTAGGTTGGCGTGTGTGTGCGCTTGGAGAGCACACGCGCGAGCACTGCCGTCGACTCGCAGAAGACGGTGTAGACCACGTCTCCTTCCAGCCAAGTCGTCGCGAACCGACCGCTGCTCGTCCCCGCGGCATACACGTCGGCCCGGGCGCCCATGGCAGCTGAGACGTCTTGCGCGCCAACGCTCCATTGGCCCGCCTCGACGATCTCGCTGACCGAGACCAAATCCGCGCCAACGACGCCGATTGGGGTCGGAAGCGAGGATGACTTGGACCGATGAAACGCCACGCCAAGGCCACCTTGAGCGAGCAGCTCACGCAGACGCGTCCGCGCCTGAGTGGCCAGGCTTGGTTCACGCAGAGCGCCAATGGTGCACAACAGCTCCGCGGGAGAATAGGTGAAACGCGCATCGTAGAGCCGTTCTCGGCTCTCTCGGAACGCAACCGGCAGGTTCCCCAACAATGTCAGGACTGCAATGCTCTCAGCGCTGTGCTGGCGCAGAGTTCGTCTTAGCCCGTCCTCTGAGACGATACCGTCGGCGACCAGGGTCTCTCCGAACGGACGCCCAGAAGCGCGACACTTCTTGAACGCCGCCTGGAGCACTTCCGCGGGGATTGGCGGGTCGGAGTTCTGACGCAGCAAGTCCGTGAGGCGGCGGCGCATGCTATCCACAGCCGCCCAGCAGATTCGCCCTGCCTCCACCAAGATGGCACCCGCCGGTGCGCGCTCGGCTCCGAACACCAGCGCCCCAGTGGCACCCTCCGGCAGCTCTTCCACGCGCTGGAAGAGTGGAATGACCGCCGCCGGAGGTACGGAATGAGCCGGAGACGACGTCGAGTCACGACATGGGATCGTCGGGGAATCGCGCCGTCCACTGGACATGTTTAGACAGCCGCTTCCACTGCCTCGAGGTTTCCTCGACTCTTGGTCAGCACCATACCGAGGTTGGCTGAGATTCGGCATACGACCACCAGGACCATGTCTTCGTTGCGCTTGCAGCGCTGAAACACGTGAATGAGGTTGTCGGACATGATGATGATCTCCTGAAAGTAGTGGTGACCATCGTCGCGGACTCCCCGCATCCGCTTGAACGTGCTCTCAATCGCCGAAACGTTCTGACCTTGAAACAGCTCGCCGGTTGCAGCAGCAACCAAGTCCAGAACCTCTTGTGGATGGCTATCCACCGTCTTCACCGAGAGCAGCATGCCCGTCTTCATGTCGACGAAGCCCGTTGCTACGCACTCGGGAACCGTGGACCGTACTTTGTTCAACGCATCATCAAGACTCATTGCCTTCCACCCTTCTTTTTCTCGTTCGTAGACGAACAATCAACACCGCGCGCCCAGGAGGCGCGAACAATCACTTCTTGCTGATCCTCACGGCACCAAAGGTTCCACTCTGGGAAGGGCCGCCTTGAGCTCGGCCCATCCCATGCCAATGTTCGTGGTCTTTTTGGTTACCAACATCATCACGGCCTTTCCGCCCTTCATCGTTTTCGCGAAGTGGTAGTTGTTGGCCGACGTGATGTGCACTTCTTGGAAGTAGTGCTCGCCGTCTTCGGGGATGCCCCGGTGAGCTCGCACCATTTGCTCGACGCGCCCGACGTTTGGACCTCTGAAGAGGTCCATCGTGGCCGCGGCTACGACCTCGTTCAGGGTTTGCGTGTACTGAGCCGAGTTGTGGATGCCCAGCAACATGCCTGTGTCGAGGTCAACGACACCGCACGCGACAGCGCCATCCACGTTGTTCACCACTTCCTTACAGGCCTCATCAATCTTCCCCATCATGGCTTCCTCTTCGTTTTCCCCTTCGAGCGCCGCTCCGAAGAAATCTGCTTCGCCGAGGTCGAGTTCGGCGTCGTCGCGTTGTTGTTCGTCGACTGACCGCAACAGGTCGAGCAAGAGAGATTGAAAGGAGCGTTCGATGGTCGTGGACCCGCTCTGAAACGCTCCCGTACTGAGCGATCCGGTGGGCATCGCCAAGATCGCCTTCAACGCTTCTTCACCCGTCGATTCGCCATGCTCCGCATGTACGATCTCGCCGTCTTCGAAGTGGATTTGTCCTGGGATCGTGTCGTCGACCCGCAGCGTGATCGAGCGCCGCCCGTAGTGGAACATCTGGAGCATGTCGATCAAGCTGAGGCCGTGGATAGTGCCGCGGAATCCGGTTGCGCAATCAATGGCCTGCTGGATTGCATCGAGTAGTTCTCGTGAACCGAAGGGCTTGCACAGCACCCGCACTGCGCCGAGCTCGACGGCCTTCTGATGATCCCGTGCGGTAGCGTAGGCGCTCATCAGGATTGGCCGACTGCTCAGTCCTCGTTCCCGTATGGCAAGCAACAGGTCGATGCCGTCGGCCTCTGCCATGCGCAGATCAGTGAGCACGACGTCCGATACTGCCGCTTCGAGCTGTTGCAGCGCACCATCGACGGATGACGCAGAGAGTACGTCGTATCCGTTGGCTCGAAGGTCGCGCGAGATGGCGGACACGAGTTGCTGGTCGTCGTCGACTACGAGCACCGAAGTCACAGCTCAGCAGTCCCTTCCGCTACGGGTTGTCCTTTCGGCAGCAGCACGACGATGCTGGTGCCGGTGTCGCTCGGTTCGAGCACTAGATCGCCTTGCAGGTCGCGCACGGCTTGCCGCGAGGTAGTGAGTCCCAGTCCGGTGCCCTTGGTCTTCGTAGTGAAGAATGGTTCAAAGATGCGATCGCGGAGCTGGGCTGGCACACCTGGACCGTCGTCTCGAACGCACACGCGCACCAGCGACCCACCAGATGAGTCCGCCTCGATCTCGATGTGAGCGCGCTCTCCTTTTGCTTCCGTGGCGTTCACCACCAGGTTCACGAAGACTTGTTCGATGACAATCGGGTTTCCCCTCACCCACTCAGCTCCCGGTCCTACGGTGAACGCCAGGCTGTGTTTGCCGTCGCGGAGCAGCGGCCGAACGAAGGAACCGACGCGCTCCAGGGTCTCCTTCAGCGAGAGGTCGATCTCGACCTGAGGTCCAAGTCGCGCGTAGTCGAGGAGGCCGTCTATGGTCCGCTTCAAGCGCCGACAGGCGATGCGGATGTCGTGAACGACCTCGCGAAGCTCCATCTCCTCCAGCGTGTTTTGCTGAGTGAGGAGTTCCGCGTTGTAGACAATGCTCGAAAGCGGAGCGCGAAGGTCGTGTGCGATCGCAGCGACGAGCTTGCCGGTGCTCTCGAGCCGTTGACGATGTAGTGCGCGCGAGAGCTTGAGGCGCTTGTCTGAGACCTCGCGCATCACCAACAGCAAATGGCTATCGCCCAGGAGGTACGGCGAACAGCCGAGGTACGTGCCCGGGTCGTGCTCCGGTGACCACTCGGTTGCGTCCCCGAGCTGCAGGTTGCCGAGCTGTGTCCACAGCGAGTGGGGAAGCGCAAACGGAACGGAGTCGCAGTCGATGCCCACCCGCTCGAAGGTCGACTTCGCTTGTGCGCTCAGACCAACCACCCGTCCATTGCGGTCGCACACCGCAAGGGCTGCGCCCACTTGCGCGAGGTCTAGATGCAGTCCGTCGAAGTCAGTCATCAGAGCCAGAGACTCGATGCCTATGCAACCCACAGTCCATCGCCCCTCGCGTTCTCGGGCGAGGGCACCAGCAGGATTTTGTCGCTAAAAGTGGCAGCGACGCTGACGGCGTCAGGTGGTTCTGCGCGGAAAGATGTCCTGGCTGTCGGAATCCGACACCTTGGTCAGTCGGAGTCCGTCAGTGTCCAAAACGGTGTGCGGTGGCGCCACGATCCCATCGCTGGTCGACCGAGTCGCCTGCGGGGCTGTGGGTGTCAAAGGCTTGACGCTCGGGCTTGGCCAGCGCTGCGCGTGGTCACGACGCCTAGCGGAAGCCGTACTTGCGCAGCTTGTCACGCAGGGTGGAGCGAGGGATGCCGAGACTGCGGGCAGCCAGGCTCAGGTTGTGAGCGCTGCCCTCGTACGCGGCGACGATCATATCGCGCTCGACGTCTCTCAACCCACGCACGTCCGATTGGTGTTCGCCGGAATTGAAGACAGGAAACTTCCCAGACTGCGGGTTGTGGGAGCTCCTCTGGCGCATGGCCCGCTGAAGGTCCTCTGCTTCAATCACCGCACCACCTGCGATCACCGCGGTGTGCTCGATCACCAGCTTCAACTCGCGCACGTTGCCAGGCCAGTCGTGTTGGCGAAGTACATCACCCGCGGCCTGGCTCAACTGCGTGGGGACGCCGGGATAACGCGCGGCGAACGCCTGTAGCAGATGCAAGGCCAGCGGCTCGATGTCGGCGAAGCGCTCCCTCAAGGGCAGCGTGAAAATGGTGAACCCAGCGAGTCGGAAGTAGAGGTCCGAGCGCATCTCCGAGTCGCTCTGATCGAGCACGCGGTTGGTGGCGCTGATCACACGCGCGCGGAGGGGGATGTCTCGCGTGCCCCCGAGTCTGCGAAAGCGCCGCGTTTCAAGCGCCCGAAGCAGCTTGGGCTGCAGCGCGAGGGGCATCTCCCCAACTTCATCCAGGAACACGCTGCCAGACCCAGCGGACTCGAGCAGACCGACGCGTGTCCCCCGGGCGCCGGTGAACGAACCGGGTTCGTGGCCAAACAGCTCGCTTTCGAAGAGCGCCTCCGGGATAGCTGCACAGTTGAACGACGCGAACGGTTGTTCCTCGTGCGTCAGCTTGTGGATGGCTTCGGCGACGAGCTCCTTTCCGGTTCCAGTCTCCCCCATGATCAGCACGGAGAGATCGGGGAAACGTGCAACGCTACGCACTTGATTTCGCACGTGGCGAACACCTTGAGTTTCCCCGAGGATGCGATCGGCGGCATCCCTCAGCGGTTCCACGTGGCGGGGCGCTGGATCCGCGTTGTCCGTCCCTTGCCAGCCCTTGCGGAACCTGCGGTCTAGATCGTCGATGGTCACTGGCTTCTCGACGACGTCATACACGCCGGCGCGCACTGCCGTGACAGTGGCTGGGACGTCGATATAGCCCGAGAGCAGGATTGTCAACGGTGCCGCAGGGAAACATTTTAGCTGCTGGATGACGCTCCAGCCGTCCATCTCGGACATATGCAAGTCGAGGACCAGGCCATCGAACGACTGCTTCCTCAACAATTCAATCGCGTCCACCCCGTCCGTTGCGGTCGTGACCCGATAACCCCGGCGCTCGAAGCCGTGGCGCAGGTAGCGCACGATTGCCGGATCGTCATCCACCAACAGGATGCTTCGGTTCGCGTGTCACTTCCGTTCGAGTTCACTCCACCCTCCACGAGACAACGCTTTGAGCTTAGCTGCTTCCTCGTTACACGAGAACGTCTTCGCCTTGGTTTTTTGGCCGCCGTTGCTTATTGGGCCGCCGTTGCTTGTTTGCACGTCTGGTGTGACCGCCTGGCCGACTGTCGCGGTTATCCATCTCCGCCCCGGCCAAGGTCAGCGCCCACACCTCAGGGCTATCGGTCGCGGAGCTTCCATCGTGAGCCAAGTCTGGGCCAATAAACGGCCTGTAGGACCTGCAGCTTTACTTCTTGTTCGTAGCTCTCGCAGATAGATGCAGCGCAGATCGAGGCGGCGCAGATCGAGGCGGCTCAGATCGAGGCAGTTACGGCACTGGGTTGTCGGTTACGGCACTGGGTGGCCTTGATGGCCAGAACGGCCAGGTCTCCGACAGTGTTGGCCGTTGATTCCTCGCGAAAGCGACATTCGTCAGGAGGTGTGGCTTGCCTAGCTCTCGGGCGCTTTGGAGTAACTCCAGTTTCTCCAGTGCGACGACCTCCTTCCCGAGGCTGGCATCGCCACGTTCGCATGTGGAAAAACGAGGCGCCGCAATCCTTGCGCTGCTGCACACAGGACCAGTGGAATTGGTGTGGGAGGGGGCGCGCCCCACGGATCCACCCGGGTCAGCTTCAGCTCGAACGGAGGTCCGAAACGGGCGCTCGCCGCGGCTGATCGGTTCTCACCGATGTGTGGTCAAGGGGGGGGAGAGGTAGTACCCCCAGCGTCGACAATGCCTGGCGACGTCTCGACGAGCTCCTTCGCTCGACCGACGCGACGCGGGTGAAAACCAGCGTATCTTGTCGATCATCGCGTGCTCGCTTGCTGTCTCTCCGTCGCCCGGGCGGCTTCCAACACCAGCAGACCGCGCGGAATCGTCAG from the Polyangiaceae bacterium genome contains:
- a CDS encoding dual specificity protein phosphatase family protein; the encoded protein is MTDTPVFEIVDGGLCGPESNLFSGLSWKVEAGRVTALIGPAGVGKSLILRSLAGALPSDWQRKGRWSYAGADTPPTDDLFWLRQLPRGNSQPWDVDDLIKQISAHRVAFLDEPERCLERSQLQELGNALRSYTGTTILVTHDVAFAHEFSHRVALLCAGRLFADDTTACVFENPPNELTARFIRDGNCWPRPEAEAPPSHFKWVIPGALAGMGKPGLLAPLEDELAAIAMAGISMLLTLTNESFSPSELSPFGLEARHFPIEDMGIPTVSNAIRLCRTIEKALERGDRVAVHCHAGLGRTGSMLAAYLIYKGSTAEEAIAKVREVRPGYIQSQAQLDFLTRFEVDCR
- a CDS encoding metallophosphoesterase family protein; this translates as MRVGVIADVHANLAALDAVLAALRTQDVSEVICLGDIVGYNAQPRECVDRVASACSATVFGNHDHDIQNPATTMGTRAVARMVQTWTRERLDSSQLDWLASLPNHLIHEQGFIAVHGCYLNDHHYSGYVTSTMMPANLERIAAREDWPNIGLVGHTHTAVAAWLYAGQVIERADAVCEWPAQAKAVLLNPGSVGQPRDGDWRASFGVLEVDRNRFEIHRTEYDLESTIAAINAAGLPAELGERLKEGQ
- a CDS encoding response regulator, producing MTSVLVVDDDQQLVSAISRDLRANGYDVLSASSVDGALQQLEAAVSDVVLTDLRMAEADGIDLLLAIRERGLSSRPILMSAYATARDHQKAVELGAVRVLCKPFGSRELLDAIQQAIDCATGFRGTIHGLSLIDMLQMFHYGRRSITLRVDDTIPGQIHFEDGEIVHAEHGESTGEEALKAILAMPTGSLSTGAFQSGSTTIERSFQSLLLDLLRSVDEQQRDDAELDLGEADFFGAALEGENEEEAMMGKIDEACKEVVNNVDGAVACGVVDLDTGMLLGIHNSAQYTQTLNEVVAAATMDLFRGPNVGRVEQMVRAHRGIPEDGEHYFQEVHITSANNYHFAKTMKGGKAVMMLVTKKTTNIGMGWAELKAALPRVEPLVP
- a CDS encoding HAMP domain-containing histidine kinase — encoded protein: MTDFDGLHLDLAQVGAALAVCDRNGRVVGLSAQAKSTFERVGIDCDSVPFALPHSLWTQLGNLQLGDATEWSPEHDPGTYLGCSPYLLGDSHLLLVMREVSDKRLKLSRALHRQRLESTGKLVAAIAHDLRAPLSSIVYNAELLTQQNTLEEMELREVVHDIRIACRRLKRTIDGLLDYARLGPQVEIDLSLKETLERVGSFVRPLLRDGKHSLAFTVGPGAEWVRGNPIVIEQVFVNLVVNATEAKGERAHIEIEADSSGGSLVRVCVRDDGPGVPAQLRDRIFEPFFTTKTKGTGLGLTTSRQAVRDLQGDLVLEPSDTGTSIVVLLPKGQPVAEGTAEL
- a CDS encoding sigma-54-dependent Fis family transcriptional regulator, whose protein sequence is MDDDPAIVRYLRHGFERRGYRVTTATDGVDAIELLRKQSFDGLVLDLHMSEMDGWSVIQQLKCFPAAPLTILLSGYIDVPATVTAVRAGVYDVVEKPVTIDDLDRRFRKGWQGTDNADPAPRHVEPLRDAADRILGETQGVRHVRNQVRSVARFPDLSVLIMGETGTGKELVAEAIHKLTHEEQPFASFNCAAIPEALFESELFGHEPGSFTGARGTRVGLLESAGSGSVFLDEVGEMPLALQPKLLRALETRRFRRLGGTRDIPLRARVISATNRVLDQSDSEMRSDLYFRLAGFTIFTLPLRERFADIEPLALHLLQAFAARYPGVPTQLSQAAGDVLRQHDWPGNVRELKLVIEHTAVIAGGAVIEAEDLQRAMRQRSSHNPQSGKFPVFNSGEHQSDVRGLRDVERDMIVAAYEGSAHNLSLAARSLGIPRSTLRDKLRKYGFR